A portion of the Amyelois transitella isolate CPQ chromosome 2, ilAmyTran1.1, whole genome shotgun sequence genome contains these proteins:
- the LOC132904333 gene encoding uncharacterized protein LOC132904333 produces MSVNKSIVIQKERLAKLFKAESNYKKSPKDRITRGYIETRLENVDALWKEFNQEHFNIYGLATTEEIKTQEYFVKGIYDIFEETYTHFKGCLKEALRGTGDVFEEAQGSMESQSVVEKHRSSEVKLPKIELPKFCGKYEDWQQYFDLFTSLIHKNRSLSAVEKLHYLKSTLSGEAEVLIRNLPTTDLNYDAAWKKLIARYNNKSKPSSPDWSEIENLSLADPGFISPGRIDVLLGAEVYGDIILNDIIKHPEGHLLAQNTIFGWIISGKVPQGAPTDVTKMVSLNIQVKEDFLLKQFWELENELNSIQKKLSKMKEKCEEFFDLTTSRNKEGRFVVRLPFNSDDPECQYGGLKEIAQKRFYLLEKKLQKNPKLKEEYGKVMQEYLDLGHMREIKDETIHPKAVYFPHHAVVREDRETTKLRVVFDASCKGANGVSLNDNLLIGPKLQQDLRHILMRWRRFPICIVADIVKMYRQVRIHDDDTRFQRILWRFNPDEPLGQFELLTLTFGTACAPHLAVKSLQRLADDEQLNYPTASEITKRDFYVDDLMTCCETEEEAIQIYTEMNKLMEAGGFQLQKWSSNNKVLLQFIDQYNQKPAPSIHIKADNMVKVLGICWNRDSDEFQYTVELHEVNKSPTKRQVLSDIARIYDPMGWIAPVVLTAKIFIQKLWKSGLSWDDELPENLLHEWLKYKAELSELKTIFIPRWLNFNQGCEVELHAFADASQMAYAGVVYFRTINSNGEIHVHLLTSKTKVAPIEKQLSIPRLELCGAVLAAKLLNEVAQVMNVPKHRLYAWTDSTVVLAWLRGLPSRWTTFVSNRVSEILNIIDSSQFNHVGTKFNPADCASRGLQPSDLKREKLWWSGPIFLYERNITFSKLDYTTQEETRASNSQKIKTLVALKKRRRKSTLDRRRKEFLLE; encoded by the exons ATGAGTGTGAATAAATCAATCGTTATCCAAAAAGAAAGACTTGCCAAGTTATTCAAAGCTGAGAGTAATTACAAAAAGAGTCCAAAGGACAGAATAACACGAGGATATATAGAAACTAGACTAGAAAATGTTGATGCTTTATGGAAAGAATTTAATCAGGAgcatttcaatatttacgGTTTAGCAACTACAGAAGAAATCAAAACTCAGGAGTATTTTGTTAAAGGGATATACGATATTTTTGAAGAAACTTACACTCACTTCAAGGGCTGTTTGAAAGAGGCTCTTCGTGGAACGGGAGATGTCTTCGAGGAAGCCCAAGGGTCCATGGAATCTCAGTCTGTCGTAGAAAAACACAGGTCCAGCGAAGTCAAATTACCAAAAATCGAGTTACCAAAATTCTGTGGTAAATATGAAGACTGGCAGCAATATTTTGATCTTTTTACCTCACTTATACACAAGAACCGTAGCTTGTCCGCTGTAGAAAAACTGCACTATCTTAAAAGTACTTTATCAGGCGAAGCGGAAGTTCTTATAAGAAATTTGCCCACCACGGATTTAAATTACGACGCTGCCTGGAAAAAATTGATAGCTCGATACAACAACAAAAG CAAACCCTCATCACCTGATTGGTCAGAAATCGAGAACCTATCACTGGCCGATCCAGGATTTATTTCACCTGGTAGAATCGACGTTTTACTAGGAGCCGAAGTATACGGCGACATCATTTTGAATGACATCATCAAACACCCAGAGGGACACTTATTAGCACAAAACACTATCTTTGGGTGGATCATTTCAGGTAAGGTGCCGCAAGGAGCACCAACTGATGTCACAAAAATGGTAAGTTTAAATATTCAGGTCAAAGAAGACTTTTTACTCAAACAGTTTTGGGAGTTAGAAAATGAGCTAAACTCAATTCAAAAGAAACTCAGCAAGatgaaagaaaaatgtgaAGAGTTTTTTGATTTAACTACTTCTAGAAACAAGGAAGGTAGGTTTGTGGTTAGATTGCCTTTTAACAGCGATGATCCAGAGTGTCAATACGGAGGGTTGAAGGAGATAGCACAGAAAAGATTTTATCTTTTGGAGAAGAAGCTACAGAAAAACCcgaaattaaaagaagaatatggTAAGGTAATGCAAGAATATCTGGACCTGGGTCATATGAGGGAAATAAAGGACGAAACAATTCATCCAAAGGCAGTGTATTTTCCACATCACGCCGTAGTAAGGGAAGATAGGGAAACGACAAAATTACGTGTTGTTTTCGACGCATCATGTAAAGGCGCGAACGGCGTTTCGTTGAATGACAACCTCCTTATCGGGCCCAAACTACAGCAAGATTTAAGGCACATTTTGATGAGATGGCGAAGATTCCCAATATGTATAGTTGCAGACATAGTCAAAATGTACCGGCAGGTACGTATACACGATGACGACACACGCTTTCAAAGGATATTATGGAGATTCAACCCAGATGAACCACTGGGCCAATTCGAGTTGCTCACACTCACCTTTGGAACAGCATGTGCACCTCATCTAGCAGTAAAATCACTGCAACGTTTAGCAGACGATGAACAACTCAACTACCCTACAGCATCAGAAATCACGAAACGAGATTTCTATGTCGACGATTTAATGACATGCTGTGAAACAGAAGAAGAAgctattcaaatttatactgAAATGAACAAGCTAATGGAAGCGGGCGGTTTTCAATTACAGAAGTGGAGTAGCAACAACAAGGTATTGCTCCAGTTCATTGATCAATACAATCAAAAACCGGCTCCATCAATTCACATTAAGGCTGACAACATGGTTAAAGTTCTGGGCATTTGTTGGAACAGAGATTCAGACGAATTTCAATATACAGTAGAGTTACATGAAGTTAATAAATCACCAACAAAGCGCCAGGTGTTGTCTGATATTGCTCGTATATACGACCCAATGGGTTGGATTGCTCCAGTTGTTTTAACTGCAaagattttcattcaaaaattgTGGAAGTCTGGGTTGTCTTGGGATGATGAACTTCCTGAAAATTTGTTACACGAATGGCTCAAATACAAAGCTGAACTCTCAGAACTGAAAACCATATTTATTCCAAGATGGCTAAATTTTAATCAGGGTTGTGAAGTTGAACTGCATGCCTTCGCAGACGCATCTCAAATGGCTTACGCTGGAGTGGTGTACTTTCGAACAATAAACTCTAATGGCGAAATTCACGTACACTTACTTActtcaaaaacaaaagtagcTCCGATTGAGAAACAATTATCAATTCCAAGATTGGAATTATGCGGAGCGGTTTTAGCTGCAAAATTGCTTAACGAAGTGGCACAAGTTATGAATGTACCTAAGCATAGGCTCTACGCATGGACAGACTCCACCGTTGTTTTGGCGTGGCTTCGTGGATTGCCATCAAGATGGACAACCTTCGTTAGCAATAGAGTATCGGAAAttcttaatattatagatagtAGTCAGTTTAATCATGTTGGTACGAAGTTCAACCCCGCGGATTGCGCATCCAGAGGGCTACAACCATCTGATCTCAAAAGAGAGAAGCTCTGGTGGAGTGGACCAATATTCCTttatgaaagaaatataacattttcaaaattagactACACAACACAAGAAGAAACAAGAGCTAGTAATTCACAGAAAATCAAGACTTTAGTTGCACTGAAAAAAAGAAGACGAAAATCAACACTTGatagaagaagaaaagaaTTTCTTTTGGAGTAA